The following coding sequences lie in one Candidatus Methanomethylicota archaeon genomic window:
- a CDS encoding CehA/McbA family metallohydrolase, with protein MENSRLKLKIDLHVHTNHSDGNGSVKEVLMAAYKRGLNGIAITDHETTKGFFEAKDYAKKLKLIVIPGFELKTDAGHILALGVKWNPWGKRHAIYEDAVEWLRSEGGISIIAHPATKIHGINRWINGKPDAIEAINSNYPSKFMLRRGLKMALKVNVPMTAGSDAHQPESVGNAYTIIDAEGEGVEEILEAIRVRRVKITGRLSSIRSRISIAFKQILYRNGGMES; from the coding sequence GTGGAGAATAGCAGGTTGAAGCTGAAAATAGACCTACACGTACACACAAACCATTCAGATGGAAATGGAAGCGTAAAGGAAGTCCTCATGGCAGCCTATAAGAGGGGGCTAAATGGAATAGCCATAACAGACCATGAAACCACGAAAGGGTTCTTCGAAGCTAAAGATTACGCTAAGAAGCTAAAGCTAATAGTTATACCTGGATTCGAATTGAAGACAGATGCTGGACACATACTAGCCCTAGGGGTTAAATGGAATCCATGGGGGAAGAGACATGCAATATATGAGGATGCTGTGGAGTGGCTTCGAAGTGAAGGGGGAATATCGATAATAGCCCATCCAGCCACAAAAATCCATGGAATTAATAGGTGGATTAATGGGAAGCCAGATGCCATTGAAGCCATAAACTCCAATTACCCATCAAAATTCATGCTTAGAAGAGGATTGAAAATGGCATTAAAGGTAAATGTGCCAATGACTGCTGGAAGCGATGCACATCAACCAGAAAGTGTTGGAAATGCATATACAATAATAGATGCTGAGGGGGAAGGTGTTGAGGAAATCCTAGAAGCCATAAGAGTGAGGAGGGTGAAGATTACTGGGAGACTATCAAGCATTAGGAGTAGAATTTCAATAGCATTCAAACAAATCCTATACCGCAATGGGGGAATGGAATCATAA
- a CDS encoding HD domain-containing protein codes for MRELTGIYEALERIGRIKRTGWIMAKIPNDIAESIAEHTMKTVFTAMEICREMGLRRSEEKIIKMALIHDLAEAFTSDIPKPVKERVDKGKLEELGMEYIKTIIKDEELINLYEEYIKGGSVEAKIVDLADTIATYIQSVNYRAQYGIRTEHLEAIIEHTGRSSIEKAEKLGLKVDSIVKKLIGI; via the coding sequence TTGAGGGAATTGACTGGAATATATGAAGCTTTGGAGAGGATTGGGAGGATTAAGAGGACTGGGTGGATCATGGCTAAAATACCAAACGACATAGCTGAAAGCATAGCTGAACACACAATGAAAACTGTTTTCACAGCCATGGAGATATGTAGGGAAATGGGGTTAAGAAGATCTGAGGAGAAGATCATTAAGATGGCTTTAATACATGACCTAGCGGAAGCCTTCACCTCAGACATACCGAAACCAGTGAAGGAAAGGGTTGATAAGGGGAAGCTGGAGGAGTTGGGCATGGAATACATTAAAACCATAATAAAGGATGAGGAGCTGATAAATTTGTATGAGGAGTACATTAAAGGGGGGAGTGTTGAGGCTAAGATAGTGGATTTAGCGGACACCATAGCCACATACATACAATCAGTAAATTATAGAGCCCAATATGGGATAAGAACCGAGCACCTCGAAGCCATAATAGAGCATACTGGCAGAAGCTCCATTGAAAAAGCTGAGAAACTTGGGTTAAAAGTGGATTCAATAGTGAAAAAGCTTATAGGCATATAA
- a CDS encoding anhydro-N-acetylmuramic acid kinase, with translation MDKLCQLRFKDEKMALGLMSGTSIDGVSIAIVKLKGSWVETKFKIMYHATYEYSPELRREIFRVANPKTGNVKRVCQLNNVLGRVYAEKALKAIDEAGLDRGEIDFIASHGQTVYHNPKIDCIAGYKSRFTLQIGEPAVIAHETGIITIADFRQGDVAAGGHGAPISAYADYIIFRSMNLDRAIQNIGGIANVTWIPRGGGLDDVIAFDTGPGNMVIDALVEEMTGGRVRMDVDGEIASRGDVNMELLNYMMKHPYLSLKPPKTTGREDFGWKFTGRVLKKALNMGLSWEDIIATATYYTAKTISEAYGKYLPRKPNEIILGGGGSRNKTLVEMIRELNPDAKVSLHEDYGIPAQAKEPLIMTILANETLSGNPSNVPKATGATGRAILGKIILP, from the coding sequence ATGGATAAACTATGCCAATTGAGATTTAAAGATGAGAAGATGGCTTTGGGACTTATGTCTGGAACATCCATAGATGGGGTGTCCATAGCCATAGTGAAGCTTAAGGGGAGTTGGGTGGAGACGAAGTTCAAGATAATGTATCATGCAACATACGAGTACAGCCCAGAGTTGAGGAGGGAGATATTTAGGGTGGCGAATCCGAAGACTGGGAATGTAAAGAGGGTGTGCCAATTAAATAATGTTCTCGGTAGGGTTTACGCTGAGAAAGCTTTGAAGGCCATAGATGAAGCTGGCCTAGATAGGGGGGAGATAGATTTCATAGCAAGCCACGGCCAAACAGTATATCATAACCCAAAAATTGATTGTATAGCTGGATACAAGTCTAGATTCACACTACAGATTGGGGAGCCTGCGGTAATAGCCCATGAAACTGGGATAATAACCATAGCTGACTTTAGGCAGGGGGATGTGGCTGCAGGTGGACATGGAGCACCAATAAGTGCATATGCAGACTACATAATATTCAGGAGCATGAATTTGGATAGGGCAATACAGAATATTGGTGGAATAGCCAATGTTACATGGATCCCGAGGGGTGGAGGGTTAGATGATGTAATTGCCTTCGATACTGGACCGGGAAACATGGTAATAGATGCATTGGTTGAAGAGATGACTGGTGGGAGGGTTAGGATGGATGTGGATGGAGAGATTGCCAGTAGGGGAGATGTGAACATGGAATTATTAAATTACATGATGAAACACCCATACCTATCCCTAAAACCGCCTAAAACCACTGGTAGGGAGGATTTCGGATGGAAGTTTACTGGGAGGGTTTTGAAGAAGGCTTTAAACATGGGTTTAAGTTGGGAGGACATAATAGCCACAGCAACGTATTACACTGCTAAAACCATAAGTGAAGCATATGGGAAGTATCTACCTAGAAAACCCAACGAGATAATTCTAGGTGGAGGGGGGAGCAGAAATAAGACGCTTGTGGAGATGATTAGGGAGTTGAATCCGGATGCAAAGGTAAGCCTACATGAAGATTACGGTATACCTGCACAGGCAAAGGAGCCTCTAATAATGACCATACTGGCAAATGAAACTTTAAGTGGAAATCCAAGCAACGTTCCAAAAGCCACTGGAGCCACTGGTAGAGCAATACTTGGGAAGATAATACTACCATAA
- a CDS encoding Hsp20/alpha crystallin family protein, whose translation MCNYEDKEKGVGIFIGGIGIPIIKMKTYKYDAERCNIKDEGDKYIVTLEMPGVRREDIKLYVNEKTIEATAKPSTKLPGGEREYKYKIKLEDPVEVEGVKAKYFEGLLIIELPKKRTGREVKVE comes from the coding sequence ATGTGTAATTATGAAGACAAAGAGAAGGGGGTAGGGATTTTCATAGGTGGCATAGGAATACCAATAATAAAAATGAAGACATACAAGTATGATGCCGAAAGATGCAACATAAAGGATGAGGGGGACAAATACATAGTCACATTGGAAATGCCTGGAGTAAGAAGGGAGGATATAAAACTATACGTAAACGAGAAGACCATAGAGGCAACTGCGAAGCCATCCACAAAACTACCAGGAGGAGAAAGGGAATACAAATACAAGATAAAACTGGAAGACCCTGTGGAAGTTGAAGGTGTAAAGGCAAAATACTTCGAAGGCCTACTCATAATAGAACTACCAAAGAAGAGGACTGGAAGAGAGGTTAAAGTGGAGTAA
- a CDS encoding alanyl-tRNA editing protein yields MPTRHLYQYDSYQKTFKAKITAINGVEIVLDQTIFHPETGGVAHDTGTLKIGGLEYKVLDVKLNHATGDIIHVLEKQPKAEVGWEVEGEIDWPRRYRLMRLHTAAHMLAAIMYRDYHALITGGQVDVEDAKMDFNIPTMDRSIFEDAIKKANEAVERNLPVKIYFLRREEALKIPGIVKLAEKMPPQVEELRIVEIEGLDIQADGGPHVRSTGEVGKIKLIKVQNKGKDKRRAYFTVE; encoded by the coding sequence ATGCCCACAAGACACCTATACCAATACGACAGCTACCAGAAGACATTCAAAGCTAAGATTACAGCCATAAATGGCGTTGAAATAGTATTGGATCAAACAATATTCCACCCTGAAACTGGAGGGGTAGCCCACGACACGGGAACCCTAAAGATTGGGGGGTTGGAATACAAGGTTTTAGATGTAAAGCTGAATCATGCCACAGGGGACATAATACATGTACTGGAAAAACAGCCAAAGGCTGAAGTGGGATGGGAAGTGGAGGGGGAGATTGATTGGCCTAGGAGGTATAGGCTCATGAGGCTACATACAGCAGCACACATGCTTGCAGCAATAATGTATAGGGATTACCATGCACTAATAACCGGGGGACAAGTGGATGTGGAAGATGCCAAAATGGATTTCAACATACCAACAATGGATAGAAGCATATTCGAAGATGCCATAAAAAAGGCCAATGAAGCTGTGGAAAGAAACCTACCAGTAAAAATATATTTCCTAAGGAGGGAGGAGGCACTCAAAATACCTGGAATAGTTAAATTGGCTGAGAAAATGCCACCACAGGTGGAGGAGCTTAGGATAGTGGAGATAGAGGGGCTTGACATACAGGCAGATGGGGGGCCACATGTAAGGAGCACTGGGGAAGTGGGGAAGATAAAGCTAATAAAGGTGCAGAATAAGGGTAAGGATAAAAGGAGAGCATACTTCACAGTAGAGTGA
- a CDS encoding glycoside hydrolase family 3 protein — protein sequence MDLDFLAGQMIMMGFKGYELDSELMDVLRRVKPCGLVLFQRNIRGLTHVKRLIGEIQDYASNIGLPKLLVALDHEGGVVFRSERLTPLPSAMALGASGDPSNVECVARIAGEELKALGFNVNFAPVADLNTNPRNPVIGLRSFGDDPDAVSVMVSKYVSTLQSIGVMATAKHFPGHGDTSIDSHIDLPKVDADLDLLMARELKPFKAAIDADVALIMTSHVSFPKIDETGLPATLSKKILRDILRGLLKFNGLIISDALEMKAISGRFDVGEVAFHGLNAGLNVFLRCDDYDSVFELKDAIIKCIKSGRVDQSVLYDSYAKIEAVRGRIKSALNLHPPVKLSQSLFRRNRVASRDISLNAITLVNGEAFKPIKDLNSIVILIPKPLERFLSKFDCDVVGMVVGEFGSYVENIVLYFYDESSPVDDILEASRNVDGVIFFTYNAIFNDFQMNLYRIVRDRVSAIVVAGLPYDVELIGDSKPILLTYGLNPPSLSALVDVLCGFEGARGKLPVKLRHHASG from the coding sequence TTGGATTTGGACTTCTTGGCTGGACAGATGATTATGATGGGATTTAAGGGGTATGAATTGGATTCTGAGCTTATGGATGTTTTGAGGAGGGTTAAGCCATGCGGCTTAGTCTTATTTCAGAGGAATATTAGGGGGTTGACTCATGTTAAGAGGCTTATAGGTGAAATTCAAGATTATGCTTCAAATATTGGTTTACCAAAACTCCTCGTAGCCTTGGATCATGAGGGGGGTGTGGTTTTCAGGTCTGAGAGGCTTACCCCACTACCAAGTGCCATGGCTCTTGGAGCTTCAGGGGATCCATCCAATGTGGAGTGTGTAGCTAGGATTGCTGGTGAAGAGCTTAAGGCTTTGGGTTTCAATGTGAATTTCGCTCCAGTTGCGGATTTGAATACTAATCCTAGGAATCCAGTTATAGGTTTAAGGTCTTTTGGTGATGATCCCGATGCAGTTTCTGTTATGGTTTCAAAGTATGTTTCCACATTGCAATCCATTGGGGTTATGGCTACGGCTAAACATTTCCCAGGTCATGGCGATACATCCATAGATTCACATATAGATCTCCCAAAAGTTGATGCTGATCTTGATTTGCTTATGGCTAGGGAGCTTAAACCATTTAAGGCTGCCATAGATGCTGATGTGGCTCTAATAATGACTTCCCATGTATCCTTCCCAAAGATTGATGAAACCGGTCTCCCTGCAACTCTATCTAAGAAGATTTTGAGGGATATTTTGAGGGGGCTTCTCAAGTTTAATGGCCTCATAATTTCAGATGCCCTTGAAATGAAGGCTATTAGTGGTAGGTTTGATGTTGGGGAAGTTGCATTTCATGGTTTAAATGCTGGATTAAACGTCTTCCTAAGATGTGATGATTATGATTCTGTTTTCGAATTGAAGGATGCAATAATTAAGTGCATTAAGAGTGGTAGGGTTGATCAAAGCGTCCTTTATGATTCTTATGCTAAGATTGAGGCTGTTAGGGGTAGGATTAAGTCTGCTTTAAATCTTCATCCACCAGTCAAGCTTTCACAATCCCTTTTCAGGAGGAATAGAGTGGCATCTAGGGATATATCCTTAAACGCCATAACTCTAGTTAATGGTGAAGCCTTTAAGCCCATTAAGGATTTGAATTCCATAGTTATTTTGATTCCAAAACCTCTTGAACGATTCCTCTCCAAATTCGATTGTGATGTTGTTGGTATGGTTGTGGGTGAGTTTGGAAGTTATGTGGAGAACATTGTCTTATACTTTTATGATGAGAGCTCCCCTGTTGATGATATTTTGGAGGCTTCCCGAAACGTTGATGGAGTCATATTCTTCACATATAATGCCATATTCAACGATTTCCAGATGAATTTGTATAGGATTGTTAGGGATAGAGTTTCTGCGATTGTTGTTGCTGGTTTGCCGTATGATGTTGAGCTCATTGGTGATTCTAAGCCAATCTTATTAACCTACGGTTTGAATCCACCCTCACTTTCAGCTCTCGTGGATGTTTTATGTGGTTTTGAGGGGGCTCGTGGGAAGCTTCCAGTTAAGCTTAGACATCATGCTTCTGGTTAG
- a CDS encoding DUF1343 domain-containing protein, protein MGRVKVGLEVYAEEEFKDVRGGNVAIVANQSSMTPQFTHIIDEARVKGKCKVKRVLTPEHGFKLVDACEERDEEYDVELKSIYGESLKPNKADLEDVDALIFDLQDVGVRWYTYISTLYHCIEACGEYSKPIIVLDRPNPLTGEIVEGAILKTQYKSPIGIAEIPVRYGLTIGELATYLNEKYNLKAEVKVVAMEGWNRSLWFDQTGLPWMYTSPNMPTHETTQVYVGTCLIEGTNISEGRGTAKPFHIIGAPWIKGKKLAEELNRVGLTGVGFRPVAFKPWRGKYAGKICSGVEIHITDRESFRPFLTGIQVISTVKKLYPDKFRWRKVKGGYWIDMLVGDDRVRRGIDEGGDPWSIVDELEGELIKYAYEKENYHIY, encoded by the coding sequence GTGGGAAGAGTTAAGGTTGGATTGGAAGTTTATGCAGAGGAAGAGTTCAAGGATGTGAGGGGTGGAAATGTAGCCATAGTGGCAAACCAATCGAGCATGACACCACAATTCACACACATAATAGATGAAGCTAGGGTTAAGGGGAAATGCAAAGTTAAGAGGGTTCTCACACCAGAACATGGATTCAAACTCGTTGATGCATGTGAAGAGAGGGATGAGGAATACGATGTGGAATTGAAAAGCATATATGGTGAGAGTTTAAAGCCGAATAAAGCCGATTTGGAAGATGTGGATGCATTGATCTTCGATCTACAAGATGTTGGTGTAAGATGGTACACATACATATCCACACTATACCACTGCATAGAAGCATGTGGGGAATACTCAAAACCAATAATAGTGCTGGATAGACCAAACCCACTAACAGGGGAGATAGTTGAGGGAGCCATACTGAAAACACAATACAAGTCACCCATTGGAATAGCGGAAATACCAGTGAGATATGGATTGACGATAGGTGAATTAGCCACATACCTAAATGAGAAATATAATTTAAAGGCTGAAGTTAAAGTTGTAGCCATGGAAGGGTGGAATAGAAGCTTATGGTTCGATCAAACAGGGCTACCATGGATGTACACATCCCCAAACATGCCAACACATGAAACAACACAAGTATATGTTGGAACATGCCTAATAGAGGGGACAAACATATCTGAGGGAAGGGGAACTGCAAAACCATTCCACATAATTGGAGCCCCATGGATTAAGGGGAAGAAGCTCGCCGAAGAACTAAATAGGGTTGGATTAACTGGAGTTGGATTCAGACCAGTGGCATTCAAGCCTTGGAGGGGGAAGTATGCTGGCAAAATATGCAGTGGAGTGGAAATACACATAACAGACAGAGAATCATTCAGACCATTCCTAACAGGAATACAAGTAATAAGCACTGTTAAAAAGCTATATCCAGACAAATTTAGGTGGAGGAAGGTTAAGGGGGGATACTGGATAGATATGCTCGTTGGGGATGATAGAGTTAGGAGGGGGATAGATGAAGGTGGAGACCCATGGAGCATAGTGGATGAACTGGAAGGGGAACTCATAAAATACGCATATGAGAAGGAGAATTACCACATCTACTAA
- the murQ gene encoding N-acetylmuramic acid 6-phosphate etherase — MHERRIFEELKEAPTEARINLDVKLEEQPTIEILKRINEEDKKAIEAVSRELENIAKAVEVIVEALSKGGKLIYVGAGTSGRLAVMDAAELLPTFNVGPEMVEAIIAGGPGAVFRPVEGAEDDSEMAIRELKARRLNCGDVVVGISASGRTPFVISALKYAKEIGAKTIAITSNRRGEIAKHADILIAPETGPEIVTGSTRMKAATAQKVILTMMSTATMMKLGRVKSGLMINLTPASEKLRERAKRIIMEEAGVSYEEAGEKLIEAGGNVTLAIIMAKTGLNAEKAKELLKEAGGIPSKAIEIAEAKRGGKS, encoded by the coding sequence ATGCATGAAAGAAGGATTTTCGAAGAATTGAAGGAAGCTCCCACTGAAGCTAGGATAAATTTGGATGTAAAATTGGAAGAGCAACCCACAATAGAGATATTGAAGAGGATAAATGAAGAGGATAAGAAGGCAATAGAAGCAGTTTCAAGGGAACTGGAAAACATAGCGAAAGCCGTTGAAGTCATCGTTGAAGCATTATCAAAAGGTGGGAAACTAATATATGTTGGAGCTGGAACAAGTGGTAGACTGGCAGTAATGGATGCAGCTGAACTCCTACCAACATTCAACGTTGGACCAGAAATGGTGGAAGCAATAATTGCAGGTGGACCTGGAGCAGTATTTAGACCAGTGGAGGGAGCTGAAGACGACTCGGAAATGGCTATAAGGGAACTTAAAGCCAGAAGATTGAATTGCGGTGACGTAGTGGTGGGGATAAGTGCCAGTGGGAGAACACCATTCGTCATATCAGCATTAAAATATGCAAAGGAAATTGGAGCAAAAACAATAGCCATAACCAGCAATAGGAGGGGGGAGATAGCGAAACATGCGGATATACTAATAGCCCCAGAAACAGGACCAGAAATAGTTACTGGATCCACTAGGATGAAGGCTGCAACTGCACAGAAGGTTATATTAACCATGATGAGCACGGCTACGATGATGAAGCTTGGAAGGGTGAAAAGTGGATTGATGATAAACCTTACACCAGCCAGTGAGAAGCTTAGGGAGAGAGCCAAGAGGATAATAATGGAGGAAGCTGGAGTATCATATGAGGAGGCAGGGGAAAAGCTCATTGAAGCTGGAGGGAACGTTACATTGGCAATAATAATGGCTAAGACAGGCTTAAATGCTGAGAAAGCAAAAGAGCTACTTAAAGAAGCTGGGGGGATACCGTCAAAGGCAATAGAAATTGCGGAGGCGAAGAGGGGTGGGAAGAGTTAA
- a CDS encoding thioredoxin family protein — MRIIPDDYVDEVKGILSGLRDNVRVLLFTQRYKCAGCREAEALLQDLSELSSKIVLEKYVYEDSRVKFNEYNVTYVPTIIVVSPQTGGMARFLGVPLGYEFSSLLEDLIHASTGETHLPKSVVRAVGEVNVDVDVKVFVTLSCPYCPMAVGVAHSFSLINPKIKSEMIDASLFPNLALKYSVSAVPKTVINDSIEIVGAYPPEALLQKILEAVKRR, encoded by the coding sequence TTGAGGATTATTCCAGATGATTATGTGGATGAGGTTAAGGGGATTCTCAGCGGATTAAGGGATAATGTTAGGGTTTTATTGTTTACTCAGAGGTATAAGTGTGCTGGTTGTAGGGAGGCTGAAGCCCTACTTCAAGATTTATCGGAATTATCCAGTAAGATTGTTTTGGAGAAGTATGTTTATGAGGATTCTAGGGTGAAGTTTAATGAGTACAATGTAACCTATGTTCCCACGATAATAGTGGTTTCACCGCAAACTGGTGGTATGGCTAGGTTTCTAGGAGTCCCATTGGGTTATGAGTTTTCAAGTTTACTTGAAGATTTAATTCATGCATCCACTGGGGAAACCCATCTTCCAAAATCGGTTGTTCGGGCTGTGGGTGAAGTGAATGTGGATGTCGATGTTAAGGTTTTCGTAACCCTCTCATGTCCATACTGCCCCATGGCTGTGGGCGTCGCCCACTCCTTCTCGCTAATAAATCCGAAGATTAAGAGTGAAATGATAGATGCATCCCTATTCCCAAACCTTGCATTGAAGTATTCCGTTTCAGCAGTTCCAAAGACTGTTATAAATGATTCCATTGAGATTGTGGGGGCTTACCCCCCTGAAGCCTTATTGCAGAAGATACTTGAGGCTGTTAAGCGTAGGTAG
- a CDS encoding amidohydrolase family protein has product MVKYDLVLKGGFVVDPKNGLEDYMDIGVSRGVVVELDSDIDPRYAAEVLDVSDRIVFPGVIDSHTHIGRMGHRMMAKVGVVTAIDMSASMESIAMNMRNYGAGLNVGTVTNIRNYHPKAGETLGTSEIRDAVSKAMGEGSLGIKITGGHNPFTPETTAEIISECNEAGCYIAFHVGTTRTGSDLNGFLEALDLAGGNGLHIAHVNSYCRGLIEDPVYEALKAISALKGRKRIASESYLALINGTSGLCVGDVPASHVTRNCLKMRGYPISKAGLEKAIRDGYAYVRVEAGGESVLVTGEEGVRLWLEAGTDIGISFPVNDPEAQIVLATAKDGGKFVVDAISTDGGDIPRNVQVEYGMLLVKFGALSLRDLAVKLSLNPAMMFGLEGKGHLGIGADADITVIDPLTGTACMGISGGRVIMVDGVVVGSGGRIITTEHGLDNVKKYGFECKVADLSKAKIYSGVIYGG; this is encoded by the coding sequence ATGGTTAAATATGATTTGGTTTTGAAGGGTGGATTCGTTGTGGATCCTAAGAATGGTTTGGAGGATTACATGGATATAGGGGTTTCCCGTGGCGTTGTGGTTGAATTGGATTCAGATATTGACCCTAGATATGCAGCTGAGGTTTTGGATGTATCTGATAGGATAGTTTTCCCTGGGGTTATAGATTCACATACCCATATTGGTAGGATGGGGCATAGGATGATGGCTAAGGTTGGGGTTGTAACCGCCATAGATATGTCTGCATCCATGGAGTCCATAGCTATGAATATGAGGAATTATGGTGCTGGATTGAATGTTGGAACAGTTACCAATATTAGGAACTATCATCCTAAGGCTGGTGAAACTCTTGGCACCAGTGAGATTAGGGATGCAGTTTCAAAGGCTATGGGTGAAGGATCCCTTGGAATAAAGATTACTGGTGGACACAACCCCTTCACACCTGAAACTACCGCTGAGATTATAAGTGAATGTAATGAGGCTGGATGCTACATAGCCTTCCATGTTGGTACAACTAGGACTGGTAGTGATTTGAATGGATTCTTGGAGGCTTTAGATTTGGCTGGAGGTAATGGTCTCCACATAGCCCACGTTAACAGTTATTGTAGGGGGCTTATTGAAGATCCGGTTTATGAAGCTTTGAAGGCAATTTCAGCCTTGAAGGGTAGGAAGAGGATTGCCTCAGAATCATATTTGGCATTGATAAATGGCACCAGCGGTTTATGTGTTGGTGATGTTCCAGCCAGCCATGTTACTAGGAATTGTTTGAAGATGAGGGGGTATCCCATATCTAAGGCTGGATTGGAGAAGGCCATAAGGGATGGATATGCCTATGTTAGGGTTGAGGCTGGCGGTGAATCGGTACTCGTTACAGGTGAGGAGGGGGTTAGATTGTGGCTTGAAGCTGGAACTGATATTGGCATAAGCTTCCCAGTAAATGATCCTGAAGCTCAAATAGTTTTGGCCACTGCTAAGGATGGTGGGAAGTTTGTTGTTGACGCCATTAGCACTGATGGTGGGGATATACCTAGAAATGTCCAGGTGGAGTATGGGATGCTCCTAGTAAAGTTTGGTGCTCTTAGCTTGAGGGATTTAGCCGTTAAACTATCATTGAATCCTGCCATGATGTTTGGTTTGGAGGGGAAGGGGCATCTTGGAATTGGAGCCGATGCAGATATAACCGTCATAGACCCATTGACTGGAACTGCATGTATGGGTATTTCTGGGGGGAGGGTTATAATGGTGGACGGTGTGGTTGTGGGTTCTGGCGGTAGGATTATAACCACTGAGCATGGCTTAGATAATGTTAAGAAGTATGGTTTTGAATGTAAAGTTGCAGATCTATCGAAGGCTAAGATATATTCTGGGGTGATATATGGTGGTTAA
- a CDS encoding OsmC family protein — translation MVNVDIHLQFIPGVGFMARNSQNQVVLMKAPIPDIPPAGPSPMELLLMALAGCTGYDVLSILFKMRQKVESFEIHVSGVRRDEDPRVYTYVDLKYIVRGDVDEKKLSEAIKLSMEKYCSVSAMLRDGGVKINVSHEIHRASN, via the coding sequence GTGGTTAATGTCGATATCCACCTGCAATTCATACCTGGAGTAGGATTTATGGCTAGGAACAGTCAGAATCAAGTTGTATTGATGAAGGCTCCAATACCCGATATTCCACCTGCAGGTCCAAGCCCAATGGAGCTTCTACTAATGGCTTTGGCTGGATGTACAGGCTACGATGTCCTCTCAATACTTTTCAAGATGAGGCAGAAGGTTGAATCCTTCGAGATTCATGTTAGTGGGGTTAGGAGGGATGAGGATCCACGGGTATACACATATGTGGATTTAAAGTATATTGTCCGTGGAGATGTGGATGAGAAGAAGCTTTCAGAGGCCATTAAGCTCTCCATGGAGAAGTATTGCTCCGTCTCAGCTATGCTTAGGGATGGCGGTGTAAAGATAAATGTTTCCCATGAAATTCATAGAGCTTCAAATTGA